The DNA window CGGACCCGCATCGAAATGCGGCCATCCGCAAGCACGACAGGCGTGAAGGCGAGGCCGACGCCATATTGCTTGTACTCGATGGTCACGGCGCCAAGCGACTGTGACACCGGGATCGGGAATTCGCCGCCGGCGAGGAAGCTGGCGGTTTCGCCCGACAATGCGGTGAGGTTCGGTTCGGCGAGGATCGACACTAGGCCGTCCTGCGCGGCGATATCGAGCGAGCCGATCAGATCCAGGCCGAACAGCTTGCCGCTGGCCGAGAAGGTCGAGCCGATCGCCGTGCGGATGATGTCGCCGGCACCCTTGCCGTCGCCACCCGGGGCCGGAAGGTAAATCCCGCCGCCCTGCGCAACGCCGAACTGGAAGCCGCCGGTCGGATCGCTCGACAGGAGATTGACGCCCATGCGCTTGACGGCGGTGCGGTTGATCTCGGCGATGCGGACCTTCAGCGTCACCTGCAGCGGGGTCGCGACACGAAGTCGGCTGACCGGGACCATGGTGAGTGGCGCGCCGGGTTCGTTGACGTTGACGCCGGGATTCAGCGCCGCTTTCACCAACATCTCCGCCTGCGCCGCATCTTCTGGCGAGGCGACGGTGCCGTTGAGGATGGCGACCTGGCCGACGGTCGTGACGCGCACGTCGGAGCCCGGCATCGCTTCACGGACGATCTCGTTGATCGCGCTGATGTTCTGGTTGACGCGGACATTGGCGCCATAGACCACGGAGCCGTCGGCGGCGGTCGCGATGATGGTCGCTTCGCCAGGCTTCTTGCCGAACAGGTTCATCTGGCGCGGGCCGTTGACGTAGACGTCGGCAACTTCGGGGTTCGAAGTCCAAACGCTCGCGACGCTGCGCGACAAGTTGAGCATCTGGCCTTCGCCCACCGACAGCAGGACCTGCGTCGACGGCCGGTAGGCGCCCGAAGTGTAAGCCTTCGGCTGCGCTGCGGCGGGGACCGCGAGGCCGGCCGCGGCAACGCTGGCGGCAAGCGCCGCGACAGCAGTGCCGACACGGGCGCGGCGAGTGATTGCGTGCATATTCATTTTAGCGAGCTCCCACCGGAACGACGGTGACATCATTGCCACGAGCAACACGGACCACCGGGCCGACGCGGACCGGGGCAGCCCCCGGCACGCCAGCGCTTGCCGGCGAGGCGGCAGGCGCTTCGGCGGTCTTCGCCGGGACGCTGCGGCGCTGGAAGCGCGACACGTCGCCACCCGTCGTGAAGGTCGTATTGTTGTCCATCGGGCGGCCGGCATAAGCGAGCAGCATCTGCCGCTCCTGCAGGGGCGAGGCATTGTTGGGGACCTTGATGTCGCCCGATGCGACCGCACGCTGAAGGTCGGCGCTGGTGTCCGCGATGGAGCGCAGCGACAGCGACAGCTGACCGACGCTCTGCGCGACCGCAACCTTTTCGGCGATCCGCGGAGTCACTTCGATCGTGACGTTGGAGAAGGCGCGGACTTCCGTTTTGCCGTCGGCGTCCTTGTCGGTGATCCGCTGGTCGGTCGCGAGGACGCGGACGTTGCGGACGATCGTTTCGGACACCTTGAGCGGAGGCCCGTCGCCGCCGCCGGTTACCTGCTGCGTCAGCACCATGTCGACGCGGTCGCCCGGAAAGACGAAACCGGCGACGCCCGATGATGCATTCACCGGGACGGTGATGGCGCGCATGCCGGGGCTGAGCGCCGCAGCCAGGAAGCCGCGGTCCTGCGGGCCGACGAGGGAGCCCCGGGTGACCGGCTGGCCGGCGGTGATGGCGTAGCGAACGACGGTGCCGAGCAGGCGCTTGGGATCGCCGTCGGGCTGGCCTTCGACGTAGTAAGCGTTCTGCATCAGCTCCTTGGGCCAGGGCTGGAGGGTGAAGCTGTCGGCATCGATGATCGTGCCGACGGGCAGCGCCTTCTTGGCGACCAGCACCTTGGGACCGACCGGCACTGCGGGCGCCGCGGCAGCCTGCGGCGCGGCGGCGCCAGCAAACATGTTCTTGGCCATCACGGCGGTGATCACCGCGATAACCAGCGCTCCAACGAGCAGAGCGAGCTTTTTCACATCCATGGCGCGACGGCCTCCCCTTGGGCTCTCTGAGCAGCCTCAGACATCAGACAAATTGGTTAAGAAAGCGTTGGGTGAGAATCGCGAGACCGCCGAACGCGATTGCGACTCCGTATGGAATTTCCGGCCTGCCCTCGCGCTTCCGGGCGCGGTGCCAGGCAAGCACGATCAGGGTCAGAACCCCGCCGGCCAACGACATCAGCACGAGGAAACGCAGCGTTCCTTCGGGCGAAAACCAAAGGGCGAGGGCGGCGGCCAGCTTGACGTCTCCACCGCCCATCATCCCGGCGTAAAATGCGAGCGCGAGCAGCACGAACACCGTCAAGCCGGCCGCGAGCTGGATCGCCATTCCCGGCCACGGGCTGAGCGCGATCGAAAACCAATAAACCGGCGCGAGCAAAGCCACCGTCAGGTTCAGCCGGTTCGAAATGGTGAACGTGCGCACGTCAATGACGGCTGCGACCACCAGAAGCGCGGCGAGGCCGAGCAGCAGCAAATCGGTAAATGCGCCGTTGATCATGGCCTCACCACTAGACGGCGCGGCTTTCCAATTCGTAACCGGCACCTGCAGTGAGCGATTTTGACGTCATTATCGTCGGCGGCGGCATCGCCGGAGCGAGCCTTGGCGCGGAGATCGCCGCCAAGCGGCGTACGCTGATCGTCGAGGCGGAAGACCAGTGCGGCTATCATTCGACCGGGCGCTCGGCGGCATTCTACCTCGAAAGCTATGGCGGTGCCGACGTCGCTAAGCTCACCCGCGCATCACGCGCTTTCCTCGATTCGCCGCCTCCGGAATTCGCCGCGGGGAGCTTTCTGCGGGTACGCGGCGATCTCCACATTACTACGGACGAGTTGCCGAACTTGCCCAGCTCTGTGGAAGTCCGCGTGGTGGAGCGGGCCGAGCTCGCAAGGCTGATCCCGGGAATTCGGCCGCAGTGGCGGAGAGCCTTGTTCGAAGCAGGCTGCGCAGACATCGACGTCGCGCGGCTGCACGCGGCGTACCTCGCTCAGTTCCGGCGCCGCGGCGGGCAGATCATGACTGGGGCACGTTTCCAGTCCGCCGACCGCCGCGGCGGTGGTTGGCATGTGCGGCTGGAAACAGGCGATTCGCTTACTGCTTCATTGCTCGTGAACGCCGCAGGAGCCTGGGCCGACGATATAGCACGGACATCGGGTGCGAGGCCGCTCGGCGTCCTGCCGAAGCGGCGGACGATGGTTCAGCTCCGGGTCGGCCGCACCGGCCTCAAGGACCTGCCGCTCGTCGATGCCGCCGACGGCACCTTTTACTTCAAGGGCGAAGGCGACAGTTCGGTCTGGCTGAGCCCGCACGACGAAATTGCCACAGACCCCTGTGATGCAGCGCCGGAAGAACTGGACGTCGCCGTCGCGATCGACCGATTCGAACAGGTCGTCGATTGGCCGATCGAGCGCGTCGAGCGTACCTGGGCAGGGCTCAGGAGCTTCGCGCCGGACCGGTTGCCGGTGTACGGCTTTGCGCCCGAAGTCGACGATTTCTTCTGGTGCGCCGGGCAGGGCGGTTTCGGTATCCAGACAGCGCCGGCGGCCGCCAAGATGGCGGCAGCAGTCCTGCTCGACGCCGATCCGGATGCTTCGATCAGTCATATCGATCCGAAGGAGTTCGCGCCCGGGCGGCTCGTCAGCGACCTTTGACGCGCCGTCTAGCGCGCGTCTCGTCGATCAATCGATAAGCCGTCTCCAGGACGGTGTCGCGGCCGGCGAAATAATCTTTCGCCGTCATCTGCACCGGCACCTGCGGGCTGATCTCACGCCGCGTATCGTACGGGTCGCTGAGGTTCCATTTGATCACCGGCATGGTGCCGCCGATCTTGCTGTACGGAAGCACGAAGGTGCTGAAGTCGCCGTTGAGATTGCAGCATTGGCTCGCCGGCTCGCCGATAAATACCGGGTTCGCGAGATGCTCGAGCTCGGTGATGAAATTGGACGCCGCCGAGTAGGTGCGCCGCGCGGTCAGCACATAGACTTGGTTGCCGGGTTCAAGGCTGAAGGCCGTCAGCGTCCGCAACAGATTGGCATAGTCCGAGGTGCTGCCGCCGGCGTTCGCCCTCATGTCGAGCACGATATTCTTCGGTCGAGACGCACGGAGCACTCGGTTTAGCCGGGTGCCGAACTCAGCAAGAGTCTGCTTCTCCTCGTTCCTGACCTGGTTGAACAGCACGTAGAGCGCGTCATGTTCCGGAACCGCTCGCTCAACATGGTAGCGCATGCCTTTGTACCCGTTCAGGTTGAACGCGTGCTTTCCCGGTGCAATCGAATCGAACCAGCCGAGGTCGGACGTGGTCTTGAGCGGGACCGTGCGCCGAGCGCCCGAGGAATCTTCGAGCGTGACGTCGAGTGCATCGACCTCGTCGATAATGCCGAGGCCCTTCAGCAACGGTGCGTAGGACGTGAGATATGCCCCCTTCCAGACATATTCCATTGGGCCATCGCCGCTGACCGTTTCGGAGACCATGCGCAACGCTTCCAGCGCGGGCGTCTTGTTGATCGCCACTACCTTCGAACCGATTAGGCCGTGGTGCGCCGGCGCCGCGTTGATAATGAACAGGCCTTCGCGAAAAAGGTGAAATCCGAGCGGAACGATACGCGGGTTCATCGGGCCCTTGCCCTTCGGCTCCCACAGGTTCGTGTGTCCCTGGTGCAAGGTCGCGAGCACCCGGTTCAGCTGCACGAAGACTCGTTCGTCGCTCAGGCGAGGAATGTCGCGTCTGAGGTGGGCGATGCCGGAGATGAATTCCTCAGGGAGCGGTCGGTCACGATATTCCGCGTTGGCGCGACTGATCTCGTTTAGGAGGAAGTCGATGTCCTTATTCCATCCTTCGGTCCGACTCCACGAAGATGAGTCGATCCGGCCGACGAGCGCGAGGAACTCAGGATCGTCGCGAAGCGGCGCGAGTTCGTCGATGTCGTAGTAGGCGGCGCGGTTGTTCGTAGCGCGCTCGAGAATTTGCCGCCGAACGAGGTCCATCGCCGCGCTTTTGTTGCCGGCAAGGACGTGGTTCACCATGGCACCGATGGCGGCTTCGGGATCCCAGCCTGCAAGCGCACCCTGCCGCTCATAGGCAGCGGCCGCCTCCGCATGCTTCTTGAGCAGCTTTTTGGCCGTCGCCAGCAGGAGCCAATTGTCCGGGTCGCGAGGGTAGGCGCGAACGAGCTGTTCGGCGAGCGGCTCCGCCTCGGAAGCGGCCGCGGGCGATACGTCTCCTTCTGTAATGCGGTAGCGGTACTTGTGTACTTGGAGCAGCTGGCGAGCGCGTTCCTTCATGCGGAAATATTTTAACGGGTCGGACGGCCCGGCGAGCAAGTTGAGCGGGGATTCTCCCGACCGCGGATCGTACATCGGTGCGCGTCCCAAGCGGTCGGTCATCTGCGACTGAGCTCCATTCGAGTTCTGTGCGGCGACTTGCGCAGGCACGCTGACCGTGAGGCTGGAGGCCAGAGCCACAAGCGAAACTCGGGCGGCCTTTGCGCTGGTGCGTTTACGGTTCATTCGATCGATCCCCCCATGGGGCCGGGTAGTCACCGGCTGTGTTGCTAAATCAACACACAGGAGAGGCGACGGTTAGCCGGGTCGAGGCTTTTGGGATGAAATGCGGCCTGGAGGTGCGGACCGCGGGCGAGCGGTCAACGAGTCGGCGATGAACTCGGTTTTCTTCCGAGACGCGCGAGGATGGCGTCGCGGTATGTGCGGCTCACGACGATTTCGGCGCCGGACTTCATGGTCAGCCGCCACGATCCATCGGAGAGGGAGTCCGCCGCTGCAACCGCGCTGAGGTTGACCAACGAGCCGCGGTGGGCGCGCGCGAAAAGGTCGGGATCAAGACCCCTCTCAATATTCTGGAGCGATTCCCGGATGAGGCCTTCCTGCCCGTTCCAGTTCACTACCACGTAGTTGCCGGCCGAACCGAACCACTCGACCGCGGAGACCTCGACGATCGCACCGCGGGAGCCCACGGAAACCTGCATACGCTCGAGGCGATCGGGCCGCTGCTCTTTGCGGGCGAGGGCGACGCGGGCCGCGCCCAGAGCGGACTTGAGGTCGGCCGCGGACTCGGCCTCCTCTGCAGCGCGCGCCTGGAAGAATGCAGCCAAGGCGAGGATCCCGAAGCTTGCGTAGAGTAGGAAGTCGACATGCGCCCGCTGCGCAGCCAGCGACTTCAAGTCGATCGAGCCCGGCGTCGCCCAATGCGTGTCGAAAGCGAGCATGGACAGAATTGCGTGCAGTGGGATGATGAGCGCGCCGGCGACGAGATATTTGGTGATTGCCCGGGCGACCAGCCCGCGGCTTCTGAACAATTGCCAAACCCAGAACCCGACCGGAATCCAAAAGCCGTAGATGATGCCCTGCCACACCAGCATGCTTCGGAACGAGGGTTCCTCTCCGGCCAGGGTCAGTGTGCGATAGTTGTAGAATCCGATGGCCAGGACGGTGACGACAAAGGTGAGGGCGGAAAAGCCGACCAGGAACGCCGCGGGTTTAAGCCGCATCGCTAGGCGGACCGAAAGCTGTCCGCCGCCGCGCAAGCCAAGGCGTCGACGCGGTCATTTTCCGGATGGCCGCTATGCCCTTTAACCCAGCGCCAATCGATACGGTGCGCGGCGACCGCGTCGAGCAATTGCTGCCAAAGCTCGGCATTCTTCACCGGCTTCTTGTCGGAGGTCCGCCAGCCGTTGCGGCGCCAATTGTGGACCCACTTGGTGATCCCGTCGCGAACGTAGATACTGTCCGTGTAGAGTTCGACACGACAAGGGCGCTTCAGCGCCTCGAGGCCATTGATGGCGGCGAGCAATTCCATTCGGTTGTTGGTTGTCAGCTTCTCGCCGCCGGACAGCTCCTTTTCGGTCGCGCCCATCCGCAGCAGCGCCGCCCAGCCGCCAGGACCGGGATTTCCGCGGCACGCACCGTCAGTGAAGATCTCGACGAACGGCGGGTCGCTCACGTCAGGCGACGAGCTCGCGCGGCAGCTTGAAGACCATGCGCTCGGGCGTGTGGTCGGCGATTTCCTCAGTGACCTCGAACCGCTCCGACAAGGCGGCGAGGACCTCCTTGACCAGCAATTCGGGTGCGGAAGCGCCGGCGGTCAGGCCCAGGGTGCGCGGCTCGCCGATCCAGTCCCAGTCGATCTCCGAGGCACGCTCAATCAGGCGCGCCGGGATTCCGAGCCGTTCGGCCACCTCGACCAGGCGCAGCGAGTTGCTGCTCTTGGGCGAGCCGATCACCAGCATCCGGTCGCATTCCGGCGCAATCGCTTTCACGGCGGCCTGGCGGTTCGACGTTGCGTAGCAAATGTCTTCGCTGCGCGGAGCACGGATGTCAGGGAAACGCCGCGTCAGTGCGTCGACGATCGCGGCCGTGTCGTCGACGGACAAGGTCGTCTGGGTGAGGAAGGCGAGGTTGGCCTCGTCAGGGACAGCGAGCCGGTCGACGTCTTCAGCCGTCTCGACGAGCGTCATCGATCCTTCCGGGACCTGGCCGAACGTACCGATGACCTCAGGATGGCCGCCGTGGCCGATGAACAGGATGTGGCGTCCGTCCTCGATCAGCCGCTCGGCCTGCCGGTGCACCTTCGACACGAGCGGGCAAGTTGCGTCGACGAAGGACAGGCCCCTGTCGCGTGCCTGCGCCGGAACCGTCTTCGGAACGCCGTGCGCGGAGAAAACTACCGGGCGGTCGTCCGGCACTTCGTCCAGCTCAGTGACAAAGACGGCGCCGAGTTCGCGCAGCCGCTCGACGACGAAGCGATTGTGAACGATCTCGTGCCGCACATAGACGGGCGCGCCGAACCGCTCGAGCGCAAGCTCCACGATCTGGATCGCACGGTCGACGCCGGCGCAAAAGCCGCGCGGCGCCGCGATCAGCACTTTCAGGGGAGAACGGTTAAGCATCTGGACAGCCACATAAGGCTTCGCTTGCAGCCATAGAAGGGCCTTCCTATGAACGCGCCCACGTCAATTCGCCTTCGTAAGGACCTGTCCCACGTGAAGCTCCGCTATACCGCACTCGCTGCTGCCCTCCTGCTTGGCGCCTGTCAGCGCGTGGGCGACGTTACGACGGAAAACGGCGGAGGCGTCTATGCGGTCCGCAGTGTGTGCCCGCTTGCCGGCGTTCCGGCCGGCACCGGCGACATCACCCTCTTCAATCCCGCCGGAAGCACCGATGCCGCGGCCATCGACGTTTCGGCGGCTATCACCGGCGTTCGCGCGACTTGCCAGGAAGGGGCGAGCGAAGTCGTATCGACGGTCACTTTCTCGATCACTGGCCAGCGGCGTCATGCGGGCGAGGCGCGGCAGGTCCTGCTTCCCTATTTCGACGTGGCGGTCCGCGGCGGCACAAACGTGGTGGCAAAGCAGGTCGGCCAGGCGCTGCTAAACTTCGCGCCGGGTCAGTTCCGTGCAGGGACCCGAGTTCAGGCGGTGATCCGGGTGAACCGTGCAGCCGCGACCTTGCCGGCGAATGTCCGCGCTACCCTGACGAAGCCGCGCAAGGCTGGCCAGGCGGACGCAGCCATCGATCCGCTGTCGGATCCGGCGGTTCAGCGGGCGGTCGCCAATGCGACGTTTGAGCATCTCGTCGGCTTCGAACTGACCGACGATCAGCTTCGCTACAACGCCACGCGCTAACGCGTTGACTCGGCTATAAAGCCCGGCCAAGGCTGACTGGGTCACCAGCGTGTCGGCGCTGGACGGCCGCGCGGGAGAGACCGTCAGGATTCGCAAGGATCGTGGCGGCGCCGAAGGAGCAACCGCCCCCGGAATCTCTCAGGCTCAAGGACCGCGCGCGCTTGGACAGTCTGGAAAGTGCCCGTCGGCGCCTGAACGGCACCGGTGGACCGCCGAAGGGGCAAAGCTCTCAGGCGCAAAGGGACAGACGGGGGCGGCAGCCGGCGCGCTTGGCAGGCGCTGTGTCGTCGCACCCTATGCCGGAGCGCTTTAGATGAGCAGTCCACGATGAACCGGGTCACTCACAACGGTCCCACCGACGACAATCAGGCGCGCGGCAATCCGTTCAGCGGCGATCCTGAAGGCGGCGAGGGCACGCAGCCGCAGCCGCTCGGCAAGCTTCCGCTCGATGCCTGGCACCGCGCCCGGGGCGGCCGCATGGTCCCGTTCGCCGCCTACGAGATGCCGGTCCAATATGAAGGGATCATCGCCGAGCATCTTTGGACTCGCGAGAATGCCGGCTTGTTCGACGTCAGCCACATGGGCCAGCTGCTGATTCACGGCAGGGATGTCGATGCCGCGCTTGAAACCTTGATGCCTGGCGACTTCCGCGCCGCCAAGGACATGAAGCCCAAATATTCGCTGCTCCTCGACGACAATGGCGGGATCATCGACGACCTCATGGTCACGCGCCGGGGCGACGATTTCTACGTCGTCGTCAACGGTGCCACCAAGCACGGCGACATCGAAGACATGCGCCGGCGGCTGCCTGGCGGGGTGATCGTCGACTATATGAAGGAGCAGGCGCTGCTCGCCCTGCAGGGGCCGAAGGCCGTCGATGTGCTGGAAGCGATCGTCCCCGGCGTAGCTGAGCTCGGCTTCATGCAGGCCGGCCCGTTCCAGTGGAACGGTCATAATTTGTGGATCAGCCGCTCCGGCTACACCGGCGAGGACGGCTTCGAAATCTCGGTCCCCGGCACTGCCGTGACCGAGCTCGCGGACGCGATCGTCGCCAACCCGCTCGCCAAGCCGATCGGCCTCGGTGCGCGCGACTCGCTGCGGCTCGAAGCCGGGCTGCCGCTCTACGGGCACGACCTCGACACGGAGACCACGCCGGTCATGGCGGGCCTCAACTTCGCCATCAACAAGCGGCGCCGAGCCGAAGGCGGTTTCGCCGGCGCGTTGCGGATCCTCGCAGAGCTGGAGAATGGCGCGCCGCAGAAGCGGGTCGGCCTGAACGTCGAAGGGCGCCAGCCGGTCCGCGAAGGCGCGCGGGTGCTGGACGGCGAAGGCAATGAAATCGGCAAGGTCACCAGCGGCGGCTTCTCGCCCTCGCTGCAGCGCCCGATCGCCATGGCCTTTGTGGGGGCTTCCTTCGCAGAGCCCGGCACCGCACTGAAGCTCGAGCAGCGCGCCAAGCTGTTCGACGCGGCGGTTACCGAAATGCCATTCGTACCCCACCGCTACCACCGCAAGGGAGCTGCCTGATGAGCCTCTATTTCACCAAAGAGCATGAATGGATCCGCGTCGAAGGCGACACCGCCACGATCGGGATCTCCAACCATGCGCAGGAAGCGCTCGGCGACATCGTTTTCGCCGAGGTGCCGGAAGCCGGACGCAAGGTCGCGAAGGGCCAGGAAGCGGCGGTTGTCGAGTCGGTGAAAGCCGCGTCGGACGTCTACGCGCCGGTCTCCGGCGAGGTCGTGGAGGGCAACAGCCAGGTCGCGGACGATCCTTCGATCGTGAATAGCGATCCAGAGGGCGAAGGCTGGTTCTTCAAGCTCAAGCTCGACAATCCGTCGGAGCTCGACGGGTTGATGGACGAGGGCGCCTACCGCGAGTTTCTGGCGACGCTGTGAGCCCGGCTGCCGCCTCGACCAGCAAATGGGATGCGCGAGATTATGCCCGCGTCGGCAGCTTCGTCGCCGAGCTCGGTGGGGCGGCGTTGGACCTGCTCGACCCGCAGCCCGGCGAGCGGATCCTGGACATCGGCTGCGGCGACGGGACCTTGACGCGCAAGATCATCGAGCGCGGCGCCAGCGTTCTGGGGATCGACAATTCCGAAGAGATGATCGCTGCGGCGCGCGACAAGGGCGTCGACGCCGTCCTGCTCGCCGCCGAAAACATGCAGTTCCTCGCCGACTTCGATGCAGCCTTCTCCAACGCCACCCTTCACTGGGTGCTCGATAAGGAGCAGGCCGCGCGGGCGATCTTCCGCGCGCTCAAGGCTGGCGGCCGCTTCGCGGGGGAAACGGGGGGGGAGGGCAACCTCAGGAAGTTGCGCGACGCACTCGATGAGGAGCTTGTCATCCGCGGCTATGTGCCGCCGCTCGAGGCAAGCAACTGGTATGCCTCGCCTGAAGAATTCGCGTCAGTCTACGAAGATGCTGGCTTCGGCGAGATCGACGCCCGCCTGATCGAGCGTCCGACGGTGATCGACCATGGCGTCGCCGAATGGGTGACGACCTTCCGCCGCGGTTGGCTCGACCGTGCCGCCGTCCCTGAAGACGAACGTGCGGAAATCGGCGCTGCCGTCGCCGACCGGATCGGCTCGAACATCGCGGATTATGTCCGCCTCCGCTTCATCATGAGAAAGCCCAACTGATGCGTTACCTGCCACTGAGCGATGCCGATCGAGGCGAAATGCTTCGAGTGATCGGCGCCTCTTCCGTCGACGAGCTGTTCCGCGATGTGCCCGAAGAGGTTCGCCTCTCCGGTCCGGTGGAGGGCCTGCCGATGCACGCGTCGGAGATGGCCGTGGAGCGCCACATGGCGGCGCGTTCGCGCAAGAATATGGTCGCCGGCGACGTGCCCTTCTTCCTCGGCTGCGGCGCCTACAAGCATCATATTCCCGCGAGCGTCGATCATCTGATCCAGCGCGGCGAATATCTGACCAGCTACACGCCCTATCAGCCGGAAATCGCGCAGGGCACGCTGCAGATGCTGTTCGAATTCCAGACGCAGGTCGCGCGTCTTTACGGCTGCGATGTTGCCAATGCGTCCATGTACGATGGCTCGACCGCGATGTGGGAAGCGATCGGGATGGCGGCACGCATTACCCGGCGGAAGCGGTCGATCGTCTCGTCGGGCGTGCACCCTCATTATGTCAGCGTCGCCACGACGATGGCAAAGTTCACAGGCGACTTTCTCGACACGTCGCTGCCGGAGCTGACCGCCGAGACCGACGCGGAGCGCCTCATCGCCGCCATCGATGACAGCACTAGCGCCGTCGTCGTCCAATATCCCGACATTCTCGGCCGCGTCACCGACCTGACGCCGATCGCCGAAGCGGCGCATGCGGCCGGCGCGCTGCTGATCGCGGTCGTGACCGAGCCGGTCGCTCTCGGCCTTATCCGCTCGCCCGGTGAGATGGGCGCCGACATCGTCGTCGGCGAAGGCCAGTCGATCGGCGTCGGCTTGCAGTTCGGCGGGCCCTACGTCGGCCTGTTCGCAACCCGCGACAAATATGTCCGGCAGATGCCCGGCCGCCTCACCGGTGAGACCGTCGACGCCGAAGGCAAGCGCGGCTTCGTGCTGACGCTCTCGACCCGTGAGCAGCACATCCGGCGGGAGAAAGCGACGTCGAACATCTGCACGAATTCAGGCCTCTGCGCTCTGGCATTCACGATTCACATGAGCTTGCTCGGCGAGAAGGGCCTGCGCCAGCTCGCCTCTCTCAACCACGCCCGCGCGTGCGATGTCGCCGAGCGCCTCGCTGCAATTCCGGGCGTGGAGCTGGTCAACGACAGCTTTTTCAACGAATTCACGATCAAGCTTCCGGTCGAAGCGCGGCCGGCGGTTCACGCGATGGTCGAAAAAGGCGTGCTTGGCGGTGTCTCCCTCGGGCGGCTCTATCCCAATGCGGCTGCGCTCCAGAACGGGCTCGTGATCGCGGTCACGGAAACCGCGACCGACGAGGATATCGCCGCACTTGAAGCAGCCCTTAAGGAGGTCGTCCGATGACCGCGAACCCCGCGGGCTGGCGCCCGACCGCTCCTGCCAACGAAGAGGGCGAAGCGCGCACCGTAACCGGTAATCGCGCGCTGATGCTCGAAGAGGCGCTGCTGTTCGAGATCGGCGGCCTCGATCAGACGGGCGTCGACATTGTCGAAGCGCCACAGCGGCCCACCCGTCTCGGCGGGCTGGAGCGCAATCGCGAGATCGGCCTTCCGGGTCTCTCGGAACCCGAGGCGGTGCGCCACTACACGCGGCTGTCGCGCCAGAATTACGCGATCGACCTCGGCCTCTTTCCGCTCGGATCGTGCACCATGAAGCACAATCCGCGGCTGAACGAGAAGGTCGCGCGCATGCCGGGCTTCGCCGACGTCCACCCGCTGCAGCCGCGCGAAACGGTGCAGGGCGCGCTGGAGGTCATCAACGAGCTCGCATTCTGGCTGATCGACCTGACGGGCATGCACGGCGTGGCGATGAGCCCGAAGGCCGGCGCGCACGGCGAACTATGCGGCTTGCTCTGCATCCGCGCGGCGCTCGAGGCGCGCGGCGACAAGCGCGAGGTCGTGCTCGTCCCCGAAAGCGCGCACGGCACGAACCCGGCCACCGCGGCCTTCGCCGGCTACCGGGTTGAGAATATCCCGGCGAACAGCGCCGGCCGAGTCGATCTCGATGCGTTGAAGGCACGGCTGGGACCGGACGTTGCTGCGGTGATGATCACCAATCCGAACACTTGCGGGCTGTTCGAGCCGGACATGAAGGCGATCAGCGACGCGGTCCACGCGGCCGGCGG is part of the Sphingomicrobium sp. genome and encodes:
- a CDS encoding type II and III secretion system protein family protein; the protein is MNMHAITRRARVGTAVAALAASVAAAGLAVPAAAQPKAYTSGAYRPSTQVLLSVGEGQMLNLSRSVASVWTSNPEVADVYVNGPRQMNLFGKKPGEATIIATAADGSVVYGANVRVNQNISAINEIVREAMPGSDVRVTTVGQVAILNGTVASPEDAAQAEMLVKAALNPGVNVNEPGAPLTMVPVSRLRVATPLQVTLKVRIAEINRTAVKRMGVNLLSSDPTGGFQFGVAQGGGIYLPAPGGDGKGAGDIIRTAIGSTFSASGKLFGLDLIGSLDIAAQDGLVSILAEPNLTALSGETASFLAGGEFPIPVSQSLGAVTIEYKQYGVGLAFTPVVLADGRISMRVRPEVSELSDAGSVKLNGYTVPALTTRRAETTVEVGSGQSIMIAGLLRNTANNSIQKAPFLGDLPVLGALFRSTNFQKQETELVVIVTPYLVRPVSGQLATPTDGLRVPNDAQRDLLGQTFMGKSGAVTPTAVQAAPAAPITGAVAAPGFKL
- the cpaB gene encoding Flp pilus assembly protein CpaB, whose protein sequence is MDVKKLALLVGALVIAVITAVMAKNMFAGAAAPQAAAAPAVPVGPKVLVAKKALPVGTIIDADSFTLQPWPKELMQNAYYVEGQPDGDPKRLLGTVVRYAITAGQPVTRGSLVGPQDRGFLAAALSPGMRAITVPVNASSGVAGFVFPGDRVDMVLTQQVTGGGDGPPLKVSETIVRNVRVLATDQRITDKDADGKTEVRAFSNVTIEVTPRIAEKVAVAQSVGQLSLSLRSIADTSADLQRAVASGDIKVPNNASPLQERQMLLAYAGRPMDNNTTFTTGGDVSRFQRRSVPAKTAEAPAASPASAGVPGAAPVRVGPVVRVARGNDVTVVPVGAR
- a CDS encoding prepilin peptidase; translation: MINGAFTDLLLLGLAALLVVAAVIDVRTFTISNRLNLTVALLAPVYWFSIALSPWPGMAIQLAAGLTVFVLLALAFYAGMMGGGDVKLAAALALWFSPEGTLRFLVLMSLAGGVLTLIVLAWHRARKREGRPEIPYGVAIAFGGLAILTQRFLNQFV
- a CDS encoding FAD-dependent oxidoreductase → MSDFDVIIVGGGIAGASLGAEIAAKRRTLIVEAEDQCGYHSTGRSAAFYLESYGGADVAKLTRASRAFLDSPPPEFAAGSFLRVRGDLHITTDELPNLPSSVEVRVVERAELARLIPGIRPQWRRALFEAGCADIDVARLHAAYLAQFRRRGGQIMTGARFQSADRRGGGWHVRLETGDSLTASLLVNAAGAWADDIARTSGARPLGVLPKRRTMVQLRVGRTGLKDLPLVDAADGTFYFKGEGDSSVWLSPHDEIATDPCDAAPEELDVAVAIDRFEQVVDWPIERVERTWAGLRSFAPDRLPVYGFAPEVDDFFWCAGQGGFGIQTAPAAAKMAAAVLLDADPDASISHIDPKEFAPGRLVSDL
- a CDS encoding LytTR family DNA-binding domain-containing protein, which gives rise to MRLKPAAFLVGFSALTFVVTVLAIGFYNYRTLTLAGEEPSFRSMLVWQGIIYGFWIPVGFWVWQLFRSRGLVARAITKYLVAGALIIPLHAILSMLAFDTHWATPGSIDLKSLAAQRAHVDFLLYASFGILALAAFFQARAAEEAESAADLKSALGAARVALARKEQRPDRLERMQVSVGSRGAIVEVSAVEWFGSAGNYVVVNWNGQEGLIRESLQNIERGLDPDLFARAHRGSLVNLSAVAAADSLSDGSWRLTMKSGAEIVVSRTYRDAILARLGRKPSSSPTR
- the rnhA gene encoding ribonuclease HI; translation: MSDPPFVEIFTDGACRGNPGPGGWAALLRMGATEKELSGGEKLTTNNRMELLAAINGLEALKRPCRVELYTDSIYVRDGITKWVHNWRRNGWRTSDKKPVKNAELWQQLLDAVAAHRIDWRWVKGHSGHPENDRVDALACAAADSFRSA
- the ispH gene encoding 4-hydroxy-3-methylbut-2-enyl diphosphate reductase, which codes for MLNRSPLKVLIAAPRGFCAGVDRAIQIVELALERFGAPVYVRHEIVHNRFVVERLRELGAVFVTELDEVPDDRPVVFSAHGVPKTVPAQARDRGLSFVDATCPLVSKVHRQAERLIEDGRHILFIGHGGHPEVIGTFGQVPEGSMTLVETAEDVDRLAVPDEANLAFLTQTTLSVDDTAAIVDALTRRFPDIRAPRSEDICYATSNRQAAVKAIAPECDRMLVIGSPKSSNSLRLVEVAERLGIPARLIERASEIDWDWIGEPRTLGLTAGASAPELLVKEVLAALSERFEVTEEIADHTPERMVFKLPRELVA